A region from the Hydrogenimonas sp. genome encodes:
- a CDS encoding glutamine synthetase type I produces the protein MGKFVNNVEEFFRYCAENEVKFVDLRFTDIKGAWHHLTYLLSALDKDMLTNGLPFDGSSIEAWQPINKSDMILKPDIETAFLDPFTADPTIIVFCDVYDIYKGQMYEKCPRSIAKKALKYLEESGIGDVAYFGPENEFFIFDDVQIKDEINESYYRVDSEEGEWNDPSRNDDFGNIGHRPRTKGGYFPVAPTDSMVDLRAEMMQVLEEVGLEVVLGHHEVAQAQGEIGVKFGTLVEAADNVQKYKYVVRMVAHLNGKTATFMPKPLFGDNGNGMHVHQSIWKDGKNLFYKEGEYGNLSETARHYMGGVLKHAQAVAAFTNASTNSYKRLIPGFEAPSILTYSSQNRSASIRIPYGAGEKATRIETRFPDSSSCPYLAFTALLLAGLDGIKNKYEPVGPMDIDLFELSLDEIREKGIQQMPHTLREAVEALIKDNDFLKPVMTDDFIDTYKSYKFETQIWPDESRPTAFEFKTTYSC, from the coding sequence ATGGGCAAATTCGTCAACAATGTCGAAGAGTTCTTCAGATACTGCGCGGAAAACGAAGTCAAATTCGTCGATCTCCGCTTCACCGATATAAAAGGCGCATGGCACCACCTCACATATCTTCTGAGTGCACTCGACAAAGATATGCTTACAAACGGACTTCCGTTCGACGGAAGCTCCATAGAAGCGTGGCAGCCTATCAACAAATCGGATATGATCCTCAAGCCCGATATCGAAACGGCGTTCCTTGATCCTTTCACCGCAGATCCCACCATCATAGTATTCTGTGACGTTTACGATATCTACAAAGGCCAGATGTACGAGAAGTGCCCCCGCTCCATAGCGAAAAAGGCACTCAAGTATCTGGAAGAGTCCGGTATAGGCGATGTAGCCTACTTCGGTCCGGAAAACGAATTCTTCATTTTCGACGATGTGCAGATAAAAGACGAGATCAACGAGTCCTACTACCGTGTCGACAGCGAAGAGGGAGAGTGGAACGACCCGAGCCGCAACGACGACTTCGGAAACATAGGCCACAGACCGCGCACAAAAGGCGGCTACTTCCCCGTAGCTCCTACGGACAGCATGGTCGACCTCCGTGCCGAGATGATGCAGGTTCTCGAAGAGGTGGGTCTAGAAGTAGTTCTCGGACACCACGAAGTGGCACAGGCTCAGGGAGAGATAGGTGTCAAGTTCGGCACCCTGGTCGAAGCGGCTGACAATGTTCAGAAGTACAAGTATGTAGTCAGAATGGTCGCACACCTCAACGGCAAGACGGCTACATTCATGCCCAAGCCTCTCTTCGGAGACAACGGAAACGGAATGCACGTACACCAGTCGATCTGGAAAGATGGGAAGAACCTCTTCTACAAAGAGGGAGAGTACGGAAACCTGAGTGAAACCGCCCGCCACTATATGGGTGGAGTTCTGAAACATGCACAGGCGGTTGCCGCGTTTACAAACGCTTCCACAAACTCCTACAAGCGCCTCATTCCCGGATTCGAAGCTCCTTCGATCCTGACATACTCCAGCCAGAACAGATCGGCTTCAATCCGTATTCCCTACGGTGCGGGAGAGAAAGCTACAAGAATCGAAACACGCTTCCCCGACAGCTCATCCTGCCCCTATCTCGCCTTCACGGCACTGCTTCTTGCCGGTCTTGACGGCATTAAAAACAAATATGAGCCTGTAGGCCCGATGGATATAGACCTCTTCGAACTGAGCCTGGACGAAATCAGGGAAAAAGGTATCCAGCAGATGCCTCACACACTTCGGGAAGCGGTCGAAGCGCTTATCAAGGACAACGACTTCCTCAAGCCCGTTATGACCGACGACTTCATCGATACATACAAGAGCTACAAATTCGAAACACAGATATGGCCGGACGAATCACGACCGACCGCTTTCGAATTCAAAACCACATACTCCTGCTAA
- a CDS encoding putative two-component regulator, with protein sequence MINILMIEDDIDISTLLTKYLGQYGMDVHSVETPKAALNALELDHYDLIILDLTLPQMDGLELCKIIRKDHDIPIIISSARSDLTDKIIGLEYGADDYLPKPYEPRELVARVQSILRRYRPTLQPHGTDFELDESRMQITHKGEVLDLTTAEYEILRLFLLNPATVLSRDYLANNAESISWESSERTIDVIISRIRNKIGDNPKQPRYIKSIRGAGYKFTP encoded by the coding sequence ATGATCAACATTCTGATGATAGAAGACGATATAGACATAAGCACCCTTCTGACGAAGTACCTCGGACAGTACGGGATGGATGTCCATAGCGTGGAGACACCCAAAGCTGCACTCAATGCACTAGAGTTGGACCATTACGACCTGATAATACTCGATCTCACTCTCCCGCAGATGGACGGCCTCGAGCTATGCAAGATCATCAGAAAAGATCACGACATACCCATAATCATCTCCAGTGCACGTAGCGATCTGACAGATAAGATAATAGGGCTGGAGTACGGTGCCGACGACTACCTTCCGAAACCCTACGAGCCGAGGGAGCTTGTCGCCAGAGTACAGAGCATACTGCGTCGCTACCGTCCCACTCTTCAGCCCCACGGCACCGATTTCGAACTGGATGAGAGCAGAATGCAGATAACCCATAAAGGCGAAGTGCTTGATCTCACCACGGCCGAATATGAGATCTTGAGACTCTTTCTGCTCAACCCGGCAACTGTTCTCAGCAGGGACTACCTCGCCAACAACGCCGAATCGATCTCATGGGAGAGCTCCGAGCGGACAATAGATGTCATTATAAGCCGGATAAGAAACAAGATCGGCGACAATCCGAAACAGCCGCGCTACATAAAATCTATTCGCGGAGCAGGATATAAATTTACACCGTGA